The following coding sequences lie in one Streptococcus suis genomic window:
- a CDS encoding terminase: protein MARKKLGNQNPTQSVILKYVKRNSKAKEAIELYERTGLSCYAWQVNLLNPIMAVDKNGLWVHQKFGYSIPRRNGKSEILYMLEIWGLHNGLNILHTAHRISTSHSSFEKVKRYLEKMGYVDGEDFNSIRAKGQERIELYETGGVVQFRTRTGTGGLGEGFDLLIIDEAQEYTTEQESALKYTVTDSDNPMTIMCGTPPTPVSSGTVFTKYRETCLFGKGKYSGWAEWSVDQEKEIDDVAAWYNSNPSMGYHLNERKIEAELGEDKLDHNVQRLGFWPTYNQKSAISETEWNALKIDDMPKLTGKLFAGIKFGQDGTNVALSIAVRTKDGQFFIETIDCQSVRNGSAWLVAFLKQADVAQIVIDGASGQKMLEEELKDSKIRNVILPTVKEIIIANSMWEQGIYQHTICHNGQPSLAKVVTNCDKRNIGSNGGFGYRSHFDDMDISLMDSALLAHWACATTKPKKKQQIRY from the coding sequence ATGGCAAGAAAGAAGCTTGGCAATCAAAATCCTACTCAATCGGTAATACTCAAATACGTTAAACGAAATTCTAAAGCCAAAGAAGCGATAGAACTCTATGAGCGAACAGGTCTGTCTTGCTACGCTTGGCAGGTCAATTTGCTCAATCCAATCATGGCTGTTGACAAGAATGGTCTATGGGTGCATCAAAAGTTTGGCTACTCTATCCCTCGGCGAAATGGTAAATCTGAAATTCTCTATATGCTAGAGATTTGGGGCTTGCACAACGGTCTCAATATCCTGCACACAGCCCACCGCATTTCAACATCGCACTCGTCCTTTGAGAAGGTCAAGCGTTATCTGGAAAAGATGGGTTATGTGGACGGCGAGGACTTCAACTCCATTCGGGCTAAGGGGCAGGAAAGAATCGAACTCTATGAGACAGGCGGTGTGGTCCAGTTCCGTACTCGGACAGGGACTGGCGGTCTTGGTGAGGGATTTGACCTGCTTATCATTGACGAAGCCCAGGAATACACCACGGAGCAGGAATCTGCTCTTAAGTACACTGTGACGGATTCGGACAATCCGATGACAATCATGTGTGGAACTCCTCCGACACCCGTTTCAAGCGGTACGGTATTTACCAAGTATCGTGAGACTTGTCTGTTTGGCAAGGGGAAGTATTCAGGTTGGGCTGAATGGTCTGTGGACCAAGAGAAAGAGATTGACGATGTAGCAGCATGGTACAACTCTAATCCGTCCATGGGCTATCATCTCAACGAGAGGAAGATTGAGGCTGAGCTTGGCGAAGACAAGTTAGACCATAATGTACAGCGTTTGGGTTTCTGGCCGACTTACAACCAGAAATCAGCTATATCTGAGACTGAGTGGAACGCACTCAAGATTGACGATATGCCGAAGCTGACTGGCAAGCTATTTGCTGGCATCAAGTTTGGGCAGGACGGCACCAACGTAGCCTTGTCAATCGCAGTACGAACTAAAGACGGTCAATTCTTTATTGAGACAATTGACTGTCAATCTGTGCGGAATGGTAGTGCCTGGCTGGTCGCCTTTTTGAAGCAGGCTGATGTGGCTCAAATCGTCATTGACGGAGCTAGTGGCCAGAAGATGCTGGAGGAGGAGTTGAAAGACTCTAAAATCCGCAATGTCATCTTGCCAACCGTCAAGGAAATCATCATTGCTAACTCTATGTGGGAGCAGGGTATCTACCAGCACACGATTTGTCACAATGGGCAACCGTCACTAGCCAAGGTCGTTACCAACTGCGATAAGCGGAACATTGGCTCAAATGGTGGTTTTGGCTATCGCTCACACTTTGACGATATGGATATTAGTTTAATGGACAGTGCTTTGCTGGCGCATTGGGCTTGTGCTACAACCAAGCCTAAGAAAAAGCAACAAATTAGGTATTAA
- a CDS encoding CopG family transcriptional regulator, whose product MADNQKSNKDTVIRARVDSKTVEQLEYIEKKTNRKKSEVIRDGIQKIYDEIKK is encoded by the coding sequence ATGGCTGACAATCAAAAATCCAACAAGGATACCGTCATTCGTGCTAGGGTTGATAGTAAGACCGTAGAGCAATTAGAATACATAGAAAAAAAGACCAACAGAAAAAAATCTGAGGTCATTCGTGACGGTATTCAAAAGATTTATGATGAAATCAAAAAATAA
- a CDS encoding phage major capsid protein: protein MSTSMKAGTLFEPELVKEIMSKVQGHSTLAKLSTQKPIPFNGTEQFIFNLDGNAQIVGEGDLKGAGSATVTSKVIKPLKFVYQARLTDEFKYASEEKQLDFLKHYADGFAKKMAEAFDIAALHGLEPKSLTDASFKATNSFDGVITGNVITYSADKIDDNIDAAVQTIVINGNEVTGIAMSPVAGQAMSKIKDKFDGIMYPEFRFGQRPNNFFNMDLDINKTLTVTGGTAKTDHAIVGDFKNKFKWGYAENIPMEIIEYGDPDGSGRDLKAYNEILLRTEAFIGWGILDETAFARVEQA from the coding sequence ATGTCAACATCTATGAAAGCTGGAACACTTTTTGAACCAGAATTAGTAAAAGAAATTATGTCAAAGGTTCAAGGTCATTCGACTCTTGCTAAGCTATCTACTCAAAAACCAATTCCGTTTAATGGTACTGAGCAATTTATTTTCAATCTGGATGGCAATGCACAGATTGTAGGTGAAGGGGACTTAAAGGGAGCTGGTTCAGCTACGGTCACATCAAAAGTAATCAAGCCACTTAAATTTGTTTATCAAGCTCGTTTGACTGATGAATTTAAATACGCATCAGAAGAGAAGCAGTTGGACTTCTTGAAACACTATGCCGATGGATTTGCTAAAAAGATGGCAGAGGCTTTTGACATCGCAGCTCTCCATGGCCTTGAGCCAAAATCTTTAACAGATGCATCATTTAAAGCAACGAATTCTTTTGATGGTGTAATTACAGGGAATGTTATTACCTATAGTGCAGATAAAATTGATGACAACATTGATGCAGCTGTTCAAACTATTGTTATTAACGGAAACGAAGTGACTGGCATTGCCATGTCACCAGTTGCAGGTCAGGCTATGTCTAAAATCAAGGATAAATTTGATGGTATTATGTACCCAGAATTCCGATTTGGTCAGCGACCAAATAACTTCTTCAACATGGACCTTGACATCAACAAGACGCTAACCGTGACTGGCGGTACTGCCAAGACTGACCATGCCATTGTGGGCGACTTTAAAAATAAATTTAAGTGGGGGTATGCTGAAAATATCCCGATGGAAATCATTGAGTATGGTGATCCAGATGGCTCAGGTCGTGATTTGAAAGCTTACAATGAGATTTTGCTACGTACAGAGGCGTTTATCGGTTGGGGTATCCTTGATGAAACTGCCTTTGCTCGTGTCGAACAAGCTTAG
- a CDS encoding DUF4355 domain-containing protein, which yields MSEFKVIETQEELDTIIKARLGRLKEQYADYDELKSRVSTLEAENAGLKETVAQSNQTAADFESQIEGYKSTIADYETAKTKTAIALKYGLPIEFADRLQGEDEASLTADAERFASLMKPQAPIPPLKSIEPEVKGEDAAWRHVIKDLNKGE from the coding sequence ATGTCTGAATTTAAAGTTATCGAAACACAGGAAGAGCTAGATACGATTATCAAGGCTCGTTTGGGGCGTCTGAAAGAGCAGTATGCTGACTACGACGAACTGAAATCCCGTGTTTCAACATTGGAAGCGGAGAATGCTGGTCTCAAAGAAACGGTCGCACAATCAAATCAGACTGCAGCTGATTTTGAAAGCCAAATTGAAGGGTATAAGTCAACCATTGCAGATTATGAAACTGCGAAAACGAAGACGGCTATTGCTCTTAAATATGGCTTGCCTATTGAATTTGCTGATCGTTTGCAAGGTGAAGATGAAGCAAGCCTGACGGCAGATGCGGAACGCTTTGCAAGTCTCATGAAACCACAAGCTCCAATTCCACCACTTAAAAGTATTGAGCCAGAAGTAAAAGGTGAAGATGCTGCATGGCGTCACGTTATAAAAGATTTAAATAAAGGAGAATAA